The Thermoanaerobaculales bacterium genome has a segment encoding these proteins:
- a CDS encoding protein kinase: MGLTPDEVLRARAAFDENAAEILRLAVERGLISPVDADTAIERVHREVTQTADGTPPPVIEALAAGGVLDGGTLADLARELGLPSDQAPTWAGTDADHSPDAFDLPPVRDWDRYRIVDFIGRGGMGDVFKARDPRLGRFVALKFLRRDTPEIVHRFLREARVQARIDHDNVCQVYEVGEVEGHPYIAMQYIAGGSLKEISDLLSITDKVMIMVDVADALHAAHQAGLIHRDIKPANILVERDHDGAWRPYVVDFGIARDVEGRDVTISGTVLGTPAFASPEQVRGDVGHLDRRTDVYSLGATMYWFLTDRAPYEGGYPEVLAGIMERDPIPPHRIRQEIPVDLETITLKCLEKEPARRYPTARAVSEDLRRFLAGEPITARPATIGYKLGKWIRKNRGLAAAGAAVLIAFASVVGYALRSNLQARRQAAIAQELLVQANEIDEMVRITAMMPLHDRRADESRIGRRLNQIEERTSRLGRLGFGPGHYAIGRGYLALQRYPEALRHLQLAEESGYRTPAVAHSLGLVLGRLYEARLQRANQFADEAVRDAFRRDIETRYREPALGYLRDSGASQLDAAAYAEGLIAFYERRYAEALEKARIAASEAGWLYEARKLEGDIYLALGAEDRYRGDYDRALANLELAGGAFAAAADIARSDATVYDGDCGRWIQVLETEVRRGEPAPTTFSRALAACTRSLEVNPDRADAHERLASLHWRWADVVHDRGGDPTPHLENATESARRALEIAPDSATAHATLGGALTVAGLYQLAQGADPRPTLEQAIASLETALALDPGMVLAHDDLGYAWERIARYELGVGLDPRHALGRAIASFDRAIELNPAYANAHNNRGIALWRRAYYELKSGIDPQPTLDLALAAFSAATTINPNYANAHANRGLTYRTKALAQLDGGEDPAASIDLARASLDRALEINPSIFWGYPERAGVEILAARWAMRRGESPEGRLQAAAAAAGQALAINPQNAAGYQTAAEVHRWRAEWLRSLQRDPLPDIAAGRRLAAQAVELNPSLANALVTDAALLLLQAEASSAPAQRRALVADARRALDRATELNPLLADEARPLRGRADLVLQD, encoded by the coding sequence GCCGCGGGCGGCGTCCTCGACGGGGGCACGCTTGCCGACCTCGCCCGCGAGCTCGGCCTGCCCTCCGACCAGGCCCCGACCTGGGCCGGCACCGACGCCGACCACAGCCCTGACGCCTTCGACCTGCCCCCGGTCCGCGACTGGGACCGCTACCGGATCGTCGACTTCATCGGGCGCGGCGGCATGGGCGACGTGTTCAAGGCGCGCGATCCCCGTCTCGGCCGCTTCGTGGCGCTGAAGTTCCTGCGCCGCGACACCCCGGAGATCGTCCACCGCTTCCTCCGCGAGGCCCGCGTCCAGGCTCGCATCGACCACGACAACGTGTGCCAGGTCTACGAGGTCGGCGAGGTCGAGGGCCACCCCTACATCGCGATGCAGTACATCGCCGGGGGCTCGCTGAAGGAGATCAGCGACCTGCTCTCGATCACCGACAAGGTGATGATCATGGTCGACGTGGCCGATGCCCTCCACGCCGCCCACCAGGCCGGCCTCATCCACCGCGACATCAAGCCCGCCAACATCCTCGTCGAGCGTGACCACGACGGCGCGTGGCGCCCGTACGTGGTGGACTTCGGGATCGCCCGCGACGTCGAAGGGCGCGACGTCACCATCTCGGGGACGGTTCTCGGCACGCCCGCCTTCGCGTCGCCAGAGCAGGTCCGCGGCGACGTCGGCCACCTCGACCGCCGCACCGACGTCTACAGCCTCGGCGCCACCATGTACTGGTTTCTGACCGACCGTGCGCCCTACGAGGGCGGCTACCCCGAGGTGCTCGCGGGCATCATGGAGCGCGACCCGATTCCGCCGCACCGCATCCGCCAGGAGATCCCGGTCGACCTCGAGACGATCACGCTCAAGTGCCTCGAGAAGGAGCCGGCACGCCGCTACCCCACCGCCCGCGCCGTGTCCGAGGACCTGCGCCGGTTTTTGGCCGGCGAGCCGATCACCGCCCGGCCCGCGACCATCGGCTACAAGCTCGGCAAGTGGATCCGCAAGAACCGGGGCCTGGCGGCCGCCGGGGCAGCGGTCCTGATCGCCTTCGCCTCGGTCGTCGGCTACGCCCTCCGCTCGAACCTCCAGGCGCGGCGGCAGGCCGCGATCGCGCAGGAGCTGCTGGTCCAGGCCAACGAGATCGACGAGATGGTCCGGATCACCGCCATGATGCCGCTCCACGACCGCCGGGCCGACGAGTCGCGGATCGGTCGGCGATTGAACCAGATCGAGGAGCGGACCTCGCGCCTCGGCCGGCTCGGTTTCGGGCCCGGCCACTACGCGATCGGCCGTGGCTACCTCGCGCTGCAGCGCTACCCCGAGGCGCTGCGCCACCTCCAGCTCGCCGAGGAGTCCGGCTACCGCACGCCAGCGGTGGCGCACAGCCTCGGCCTGGTCCTGGGCAGGCTGTACGAGGCCAGGCTCCAACGCGCCAACCAGTTTGCGGACGAGGCCGTGCGCGATGCGTTCCGGCGCGACATCGAGACCCGCTATCGCGAGCCCGCCCTCGGCTACCTGCGCGACAGCGGCGCGTCCCAGCTCGACGCCGCCGCCTACGCCGAGGGCCTGATCGCCTTCTACGAGCGCCGCTACGCCGAGGCGCTGGAGAAGGCCCGCATTGCCGCATCCGAGGCCGGCTGGCTCTACGAGGCGAGGAAGCTCGAGGGCGACATCTACCTGGCCCTGGGCGCGGAGGACCGGTACCGGGGCGACTACGACCGGGCGCTCGCGAACCTCGAGCTCGCCGGCGGCGCGTTCGCCGCCGCCGCCGACATCGCCCGCTCCGACGCCACGGTCTACGACGGCGACTGCGGGCGCTGGATCCAGGTCCTCGAGACCGAGGTGCGGCGCGGCGAGCCGGCGCCCACCACGTTCTCGCGCGCGCTCGCCGCGTGCACCCGCTCACTCGAGGTCAACCCCGACCGGGCCGACGCCCACGAGCGGCTGGCCTCCCTGCACTGGCGGTGGGCTGACGTCGTTCACGACCGCGGCGGCGACCCGACGCCCCACCTCGAAAACGCCACCGAGTCGGCGAGGCGCGCCCTCGAGATCGCCCCGGACAGCGCGACCGCCCACGCCACGCTGGGCGGCGCCCTGACGGTCGCCGGGCTCTACCAGCTCGCCCAGGGCGCGGACCCGCGGCCCACGCTCGAGCAGGCCATCGCGAGCCTGGAGACCGCGCTCGCGCTCGATCCCGGCATGGTGCTCGCGCACGACGACCTCGGTTATGCCTGGGAGCGGATCGCGCGCTACGAGCTCGGCGTCGGGCTCGACCCGCGGCATGCGCTCGGGCGGGCGATCGCCAGCTTCGACCGCGCCATCGAGCTCAACCCGGCCTACGCCAACGCCCACAACAACCGCGGGATCGCCCTGTGGCGGCGCGCCTACTACGAGCTCAAGAGCGGGATCGACCCGCAGCCGACCCTCGACCTGGCCCTCGCCGCCTTCTCGGCGGCCACCACCATCAACCCCAACTATGCCAACGCCCACGCGAACCGCGGCCTGACCTACCGGACCAAGGCACTCGCCCAGCTCGACGGTGGCGAGGACCCGGCGGCGTCGATCGACCTCGCACGCGCCAGCCTCGACCGCGCCCTCGAGATCAACCCGAGCATCTTCTGGGGATACCCCGAGCGCGCCGGGGTTGAGATCCTGGCCGCACGCTGGGCGATGCGCCGCGGCGAGTCTCCCGAGGGCCGCCTGCAGGCCGCTGCTGCCGCCGCCGGCCAGGCGCTGGCGATCAACCCCCAGAACGCGGCCGGCTACCAGACCGCCGCCGAGGTCCACCGGTGGCGTGCCGAGTGGCTGCGCTCACTGCAGCGCGATCCGCTGCCCGACATCGCCGCCGGACGCCGGCTCGCGGCCCAGGCGGTCGAGCTCAACCCGTCGCTCGCCAACGCTCTGGTCACCGATGCGGCGCTGCTCCTGCTCCAGGCCGAGGCCTCCTCGGCGCCCGCCCAACGCCGGGCCCTCGTCGCCGACGCCAGGCGGGCGCTCGACCGCGCAACCGAGCTCAACCCGTTGCTCGCCGACGAGGCGCGACCGCTGCGCGGCCGCGCTGATCTCGTTCTCCAGGACTGA